One window of the Cryptomeria japonica chromosome 7, Sugi_1.0, whole genome shotgun sequence genome contains the following:
- the LOC131054602 gene encoding putative UPF0481 protein At3g02645, translated as MAKEWLIDVKACFNSHCLVDDRTSQTVSIYKVPNFLVQLKQSAYVPQMVSLGPLHHTNATLAEMPSMLSQKVHATHKMFKRLQALSETNVEFERDVIAPILALLPAVRKCYQQQIHFDDISLAWMLTLDACFILEILRALNISTNSGQSFFHRNIIEYTAYPIISDILMLENQIPFFVLLKILELELQTDEENAWRELCVLLDAARITRLFYPFNATESWLQQGIPRGQKVKHLLDLFRMLVIYSSFPDRKTIWKFNCSMSPHKQEYIFPSASELRRAGIKFRKVEGKFEEIGIKKNVFHLPRIRISGSIETVLRNLMALEICEAEDTCVISRYVLLMCELIDSEKDVIVLKKAGIIKSYMGSDREVAELFNGLSKGITRSYGDPFAKVREDAHKHYHSKLNVIVAEFANDHCSSPWRTVSLIGACLLLLLTAVQAIFSLHRKILED; from the coding sequence ATGGCAAAAGAGTGGCTTATCGATGTTAAAGCTTGCTTTAACAGCCATTGTCTGGTTGATGACCGAACATCTCAGACTGTTTCCATTTATAAAGTCCCCAATTTCCTCGTCCAATTGAAGCAGAGCGCGTATGTTCCACAAATGGTATCACTTGGCCCGCTTCATCATACCAACGCTACACTAGCTGAAATGCCATCTATGCTTTCTCAAAAAGTTCATGCTACACATAAAATGTTTAAAAGGCTGCAAGCTCTTTCAGAAACAAATGTCGAATTTGAACGAGATGTGATAGCACCTATTCTTGCTCTTCTTCCCGCTGTAAGAAAATGCTACCAACAGCAAATCCATTTCGATGATATTTCTCTTGCATGGATGCTGACTTTGGATGCTTGCTTTATTCTTGAAATTCTTAGGGCCTTAAATATTAGCACTAATTCTGGTCAGAGTTTCTTTCATAGAAATATCATTGAATATACTGCATATCCCATAATAAGTGATATTTTGATGCTGGAGAATCAAATTCCCTTCTTCGTGCTGCTCAAGATATTGGAATTGGAGCTTCAAACAGACGAGGAAAATGCATGGCGTGAGCTCTGCGTTTTGTTGGATGCTGCGCGAATAACAAGATTGTTCTACCCGTTTAACGCCACAGAATCTTGGCTGCAACAGGGAATTCCCCGTGGGCAGAAGGTTAAACATCTTCTCGATTTGTTCCGCATGTTGGTTATATATTCTTCCTTTCCGGATAGAAAAACCATCTGGAAATTCAACTGTAGCATGTCTCCTCACAAACAAGAGTATATATTTCCGTCTGCTTCCGAATTGAGGCGCGCTGGGATCAAATTCAGAAAGGTGGAGGGAAAGTTTGAAGAGATCGGAATAAAGAAGAACGTATTTCACCTGCCCAGAATCAGAATCTCCGGTAGCATTGAAACTGTTTTGAGAAATCTGATGGCTTTAGAAATATGTGAGGCAGAAGACACCTGCGTGATATCGAGGTACGTTCTTCTCATGTGTGAACTAATTGATTCTGAAAAAGATGTTATTGTGCTAAAGAAGGCAGGAATTATCAAGAGCTACATGGGGAGCGATAGAGAAGTGGCGGAGCTATTCAACGGACTGAGTAAAGGCATTACAAGGAGCTACGGAGATCCATTTGCTAAAGTGAGAGAAGATGCCCATAAACATTACCACAGCAAACTTAACGTCATAGTTGCTGAATTCGCAAACGACCATTGTTCAAGTCCATGGAGAACTGTTTCTCTTATAGGAGCATGTTTGCTCTTGCTCTTGACTGCTGTTCAGGCCATTTTCTCACTGCATCGCAAAATTTTGGAAGATTGA
- the LOC131054597 gene encoding putative UPF0481 protein At3g02645 translates to MAQEWLVDVKACFHNQDLVNELTFQSVCIYKVPTFLFQLNQSAYVPQCVSLGPIHHTNAALAEKPSMLSKKVHATHKMFQRLQAVSPTKVEFEGDVIGRILDLLPTVRKCYQKQIHLDDISLAWMLTLDACFILEILRALNGSTNSYHGFFHRNTIEYTAYPIISDMLMLENQIPFFVLLKILELELQTDEENACRELCVLLNGARITRLFYPFNETASWLPQGIPHGQKVKHLLDLFRMLVIYSSFPDRKTVWKFNCSMSPHKQEYIIPSASELRRAGIKFRKVDGKFEEIGIKNNIFHLPRIRISRSIETVLRNLMALEICEAEDTCVISRYVLLMCELIDSEKDVSVLKKAGIIKSYMGSDREVALLFNGLSKGITRSYGDPFAKVREDAHKHYHSKIKVIVAEFANSHCSSPWRTMSLIGACLILLLAAVQTIFSLHHKLLVN, encoded by the coding sequence ATGGCTCAAGAGTGGCTTGTCGATGTTAAAGCTTGCTTTCATAACCAGGATCTGGTTAATGAACTAACATTTCAGAGTGTTTGCATTTATAAAGTCcccactttccttttccaactGAACCAGAGCGCATATGTTCCACAATGTGTGTCACTTGGCCCAATTCATCACACCAACGCTGCACTTGCTGAAAAGCCTTCCATGCTTTCTAAGAAAGTGCACGCTACGCACAAAATGTTTCAAAGGCTGCAGGCTGTTTCTCCAACTAAAGTCGAATTTGAAGGAGATGTGATAGGACGTATTCTTGATCTCCTTCCCACTGTAAGAAAATGCTACCAAAAGCAAATTCATTTGGATGATATTTCTCTTGCATGGATGCTCACTTTGGATGCTTGCTTTATTTTAGAAATCCTTAGGGCTTTGAATGGTAGCACAAATTCTTATCACGggtttttccatcgaaatactatTGAATATACTGCATATCCCATAATAAGTGACATGTTGATGCTGGAGAACCAAATTCCCTTCTTTGTGCTGCTCAAGATATTGGAATTGGAGCTTCAAACAGATGAAGAAAACGCATGCCGTGAGCTCTGCGTTTTGCTGAATGGTGCGCGTATAACAAGATTGTTCTACCCTTTTAACGAGACGGCTTCTTGGCTACCACAGGGAATTCCCCATGGGCAGAAGGTTAAACATCTTTTGGATTTGTTCCGTATGTTGGTCATATATTCATCCTTTCCGGATAGAAAAACCGTGTGGAAGTTCAATTGTAGCATGTCTCCTCACAAACAAGAGTATATAATCCCCTCTGCTTCTGAATTAAGGCGTGCTGGTATCAAATTCAGAAAGGTGGATGGAAAGTTCGAGGAGATCGGAATTAAGAACAATATATTTCATCTGCCCAGAATCAGAATCTCCAGGAGCATCGAAACTGTCTTACGAAATCTAATGGCTTTAGAAATATGCGAGGCAGAAGACACCTGTGTGATATCAAGGTACGTTCTTCTCATGTGTGAGTTGATTGATAGTGAAAAGGATGTCTCCGTGCTCAAGAAGGCCGGAATTATCAAAAGTTACATGGGGAGCGACAGAGAAGTGGCGCTTCTATTTAACGGACTTAGTAAAGGGATCACTAGAAGCTACGGAGATCCTTTTGCTAAAGTGAGAGAAGATGCACATAAACATTACCACAGCAAAATCAAGGTGATAGTCGCTGAATTTGCAAACAGCCATTGTTCAAGCCCATGGAGAACTATGTCTCTTATAGGAGCATGCTTGATTTTGCTCTTGGCTGCTGTGCAAACTATTTTCTCACTGCATCACAAACTTTTAGTAAATTAA